In a genomic window of Leifsonia xyli subsp. cynodontis DSM 46306:
- a CDS encoding response regulator, with protein MVEDHALMRSLVADAFRQRGFEASSFGSAAEALASADEFDPDLLVTDIDLRARPNGVELATILRARAPHIAVLFLSNLSREVAAAAERGTVEGASFVNKAAIDSVDELVDAADAVLADRPVSRVEPRTGAQAALLRLSPAQLETTRLLAAGLSNAEIARRRGVSVRAVEKSVERVFQTLGLSAGERTAPRVAAATLYTLTFGDAGSGL; from the coding sequence GTGGTGGAGGACCATGCCCTGATGCGCTCGCTCGTCGCCGACGCCTTCCGTCAGCGCGGCTTCGAGGCGTCCTCGTTCGGCTCCGCCGCCGAAGCGCTCGCCTCCGCCGACGAGTTCGACCCGGACCTTCTCGTGACCGACATCGATCTCAGGGCGCGGCCCAACGGCGTCGAGTTGGCGACCATTCTCCGAGCGCGAGCGCCGCACATCGCTGTCCTGTTCCTCTCCAACCTGTCGCGCGAGGTCGCCGCCGCGGCGGAGAGGGGCACGGTCGAGGGAGCCTCGTTCGTCAACAAGGCCGCGATCGACTCCGTCGACGAGCTGGTGGATGCGGCCGACGCGGTTCTCGCGGACCGTCCGGTCTCGCGCGTCGAGCCGCGCACCGGCGCGCAGGCCGCCCTCCTCCGGCTCAGCCCCGCTCAGCTGGAGACCACACGGCTGCTCGCAGCGGGTCTGAGCAACGCGGAGATCGCCCGCCGCCGCGGTGTCTCGGTGCGCGCCGTGGAGAAGAGCGTGGAGCGCGTCTTCCAGACGCTCGGACTGTCCGCCGGCGAGCGCACCGCCCCCCGCGTCGCCGCCGCCACTCTGTACACGCTGACCTTCGGGGACGCCGGCAGCGGCCTATGA
- a CDS encoding sensor histidine kinase — protein sequence MRILGAVRARRLVARATGPAAITWWTWLVTVPFALTVMSGFQYVTGDAWAVTAVASLVHAVVGALLLAGHAVLRVTRGRVRVLAVFLIFAAIGVLRPLLFLVSGTVLDIDVQPGNLQGRILISSVMTVTLFTLIAVVVDLVRDHLGVYRRLRAAQRASAMDAERASERFRELRHSAVDAVLDRLQEAADAAEQGGISPPDAARLLRGLAEQVVRPASHRLYDSAEPPPAVGEGEVRVRRRDWGASVLGHLHAAPPFLLALVYTALVTPFGLQLFGPVSALLLATGLVAVWAGNVLLARLVEATAPALRIVVLLFGYLAIGTLLVATTMLVVRGVGAHPRLVWFEAGTYGIFGLGVSLVASLSSRIRQDQGELEAAVQAKVATAAELRAAYDHERSTLARLLHSGVQAELIAAALALGTSDGEDASGELRAVVERIRAELLVPRPEPDPAERISALVESWGSAISLRVDIGAEVWDRLRESVRAETVVDAISEGLANAVRHGDGTPVTLEVRPQGRAGVAVVVTSGGALTAAGPGIGLRQLEEHGEVALLEEAGRVELAVTIP from the coding sequence ATGAGAATACTCGGCGCTGTGCGTGCCCGCCGGCTCGTCGCCCGGGCGACAGGCCCCGCTGCGATCACCTGGTGGACCTGGCTGGTCACCGTGCCCTTCGCGCTGACCGTCATGTCCGGGTTCCAGTACGTCACCGGCGACGCTTGGGCCGTCACGGCTGTGGCGTCGCTGGTCCATGCGGTCGTGGGGGCGCTGCTGCTCGCGGGGCACGCCGTGCTGCGGGTGACCCGTGGCCGGGTGCGCGTCCTGGCCGTCTTCCTGATCTTCGCGGCGATCGGAGTGTTGCGGCCGCTCCTCTTCCTCGTGTCTGGGACGGTGCTCGACATCGACGTGCAGCCCGGGAATCTGCAGGGCCGCATCCTGATCAGCAGCGTCATGACCGTCACGCTTTTCACGCTGATCGCCGTGGTCGTCGATCTGGTGCGCGACCACCTGGGCGTCTACCGGCGTCTGCGCGCTGCTCAGCGGGCATCGGCGATGGATGCGGAGCGCGCTTCCGAGCGTTTCCGCGAGTTGCGTCACTCGGCGGTGGACGCGGTGCTCGACCGTTTGCAGGAGGCGGCTGACGCGGCGGAGCAAGGCGGCATCAGCCCTCCCGATGCGGCGCGGCTGCTGCGCGGCCTCGCCGAGCAGGTCGTCCGGCCGGCGAGCCACCGGCTCTACGACAGTGCGGAGCCGCCGCCGGCGGTGGGAGAAGGAGAAGTCCGGGTGCGCCGCCGCGATTGGGGCGCTTCCGTGCTCGGGCACCTGCACGCCGCTCCGCCGTTCCTGCTCGCGCTCGTTTACACGGCGTTGGTCACGCCGTTCGGACTGCAACTGTTCGGGCCGGTGTCCGCTCTTCTGCTCGCGACGGGGCTGGTGGCGGTGTGGGCGGGCAACGTCCTGCTCGCCCGCCTGGTCGAGGCGACCGCGCCGGCGCTGCGGATCGTCGTGCTGCTGTTCGGCTACCTGGCGATCGGGACGCTGCTCGTGGCCACGACGATGCTGGTCGTGCGGGGCGTCGGCGCTCACCCGCGGCTCGTCTGGTTCGAGGCGGGGACGTACGGGATCTTCGGCCTCGGGGTCTCGCTCGTCGCTTCGCTCTCGTCCCGCATCCGGCAGGATCAGGGCGAGCTGGAGGCAGCCGTGCAGGCCAAAGTCGCGACGGCCGCCGAGCTGCGCGCCGCCTACGATCACGAGCGGTCCACGCTGGCGCGGCTGCTGCACTCCGGCGTGCAGGCGGAGCTGATCGCTGCGGCGCTCGCGCTCGGGACCAGTGACGGAGAGGACGCCTCCGGCGAGCTGCGCGCCGTGGTCGAACGCATTCGCGCCGAACTGCTCGTGCCGCGTCCGGAGCCGGACCCCGCCGAGCGGATCTCCGCGCTGGTGGAGAGCTGGGGGTCGGCCATCTCCCTGCGGGTGGATATCGGCGCGGAGGTCTGGGATCGGCTGCGCGAGTCGGTGCGGGCGGAGACTGTGGTCGATGCGATTTCGGAGGGCTTGGCGAACGCTGTGCGGCACGGGGACGGAACCCCCGTCACCCTGGAGGTCCGACCGCAGGGGCGGGCCGGTGTCGCTGTGGTCGTCACCTCCGGGGGCGCGCTCACGGCGGCGGGGCCGGGGATCGGACTCCGTCAGCTCGAGGAGCACGGCGAGGTCGCGCTCCTCGAAGAGGCGGGGCGCGTTGAGCTGGCGGTCACCATCCCCTAG
- a CDS encoding YihY/virulence factor BrkB family protein gives MSADRPQSRPAVPHGRLPWGYILKRTLRSFGRDTCADLAAGLTYFGVLALFPALIALVSVLGLVGQSKTGIDALFGMADQLAPGMLDIARGPIEALSTSPATGWGLALGIVGALWSASGYVGGLGRALNRVYGVEEGRSAFVLRPVQLGVTVAAVALVAVVAVVLVVSGPIAGTIGGAIGLGDAAQTAWEILRWPVVAVALVALVALLYSATPNVKRPGFRWVTAGSFTAIVLLGVASVLFAFYVANIGSYDKTYGALAGVIVFLLWIWIANVALLLGAELDSEIERARQLIAGEEAERRLLLPLKSDAVIAKARDAEAGEILAAREIRRRNRGGGATGPAPSDADG, from the coding sequence GTGAGCGCTGATCGGCCTCAGTCGCGGCCCGCGGTTCCACACGGGCGGCTGCCCTGGGGCTACATCCTGAAGCGCACCCTGCGCTCGTTCGGCCGGGACACCTGCGCCGATCTCGCCGCGGGCCTCACCTACTTCGGCGTTCTGGCGCTCTTCCCGGCGCTCATCGCACTGGTCAGCGTCCTGGGTCTGGTCGGACAGAGCAAGACCGGGATCGACGCGCTGTTCGGGATGGCCGACCAGCTGGCGCCCGGGATGCTGGATATCGCTCGCGGTCCGATCGAAGCGCTCTCCACCTCGCCGGCGACCGGCTGGGGTCTGGCCCTCGGCATCGTGGGCGCCCTCTGGTCGGCGTCCGGGTACGTCGGCGGCCTCGGCCGCGCGCTCAACCGGGTCTACGGCGTCGAGGAGGGCCGCTCGGCGTTCGTGCTGCGGCCAGTCCAGCTCGGTGTGACGGTCGCGGCGGTGGCACTGGTGGCGGTCGTGGCCGTCGTGCTCGTGGTGTCCGGTCCGATCGCCGGCACGATCGGCGGGGCGATCGGGCTGGGCGATGCGGCGCAGACCGCATGGGAGATCCTGCGCTGGCCGGTCGTGGCCGTCGCCCTGGTCGCGTTGGTCGCCCTGCTCTACTCGGCGACGCCGAACGTGAAGCGGCCCGGGTTCCGCTGGGTGACCGCGGGGTCGTTCACAGCGATCGTCCTGCTCGGCGTCGCCTCGGTCCTGTTCGCTTTCTACGTCGCGAACATCGGCAGCTACGACAAAACCTACGGCGCGCTCGCCGGCGTCATCGTGTTCCTGCTGTGGATCTGGATCGCCAACGTCGCCCTCCTCCTCGGCGCCGAACTCGACTCGGAGATCGAGCGCGCGCGCCAACTGATCGCGGGCGAGGAAGCGGAGCGTCGGCTTCTCCTGCCGCTGAAGTCCGACGCGGTGATCGCGAAGGCACGGGACGCCGAGGCCGGTGAGATCCTCGCCGCCCGCGAGATCCGGCGGCGCAACCGCGGCGGCGGCGCAACCGGGCCGGCCCCCTCCGACGCGGACGGCTGA
- a CDS encoding phage holin family protein: MTDRPTAIDGKAPLPRERRYTTRGLRPLPELTKAALDQLKRLASAELALFKAEMAAKAKAAGIGAGLLVGALVFVFFATGVLIAAAVLAFALIVPGWLAALIVAGILIVLAALAALVGRAALKRGLPPVPDDIGSELKADAQALRGERP; the protein is encoded by the coding sequence ATGACCGACCGACCGACGGCGATCGACGGGAAAGCCCCGCTCCCCCGCGAACGGCGGTACACGACACGCGGGCTGCGCCCGCTTCCCGAGCTGACGAAGGCCGCTCTGGACCAGCTGAAGCGCCTCGCCTCGGCCGAACTCGCGCTGTTCAAGGCGGAGATGGCCGCGAAGGCGAAAGCCGCTGGAATCGGCGCGGGGCTTCTCGTCGGCGCGCTGGTCTTCGTGTTCTTCGCAACCGGGGTGCTCATCGCCGCAGCAGTGCTCGCTTTCGCGCTCATCGTTCCCGGCTGGCTGGCAGCGCTGATCGTGGCGGGCATCCTGATCGTGCTCGCCGCCCTCGCCGCGCTGGTCGGCCGCGCTGCTCTGAAGCGCGGATTGCCGCCGGTGCCAGACGACATCGGCTCCGAGCTGAAGGCCGACGCGCAGGCGCTGAGAGGGGAGCGTCCATGA
- a CDS encoding universal stress protein, with translation MSGKGSAGPGVIVVAVVPGQPVTVLEQAARLAGDLGVPLVCANVDPTRYLVPNAVDGTVVALPFDPDLPEAGEEAFDAELEQRIRETVEGRGVPCTLRQLAGDPAWALARLAAEVDARYIVVGTREAGLRGSVREFFTGSVAAHLAHRQHRPVVVVPLAPISGGEKLPWEDQPV, from the coding sequence ATGAGCGGCAAAGGCAGCGCCGGTCCCGGCGTCATCGTTGTGGCGGTCGTCCCCGGCCAGCCCGTGACGGTCCTGGAGCAGGCCGCCCGGCTCGCCGGCGACCTCGGCGTTCCGCTGGTCTGCGCGAACGTCGATCCCACCCGCTACCTCGTGCCAAACGCCGTGGACGGCACCGTTGTCGCGCTGCCGTTCGACCCGGACCTTCCCGAGGCCGGCGAAGAAGCGTTCGACGCGGAGCTGGAACAGCGCATCCGGGAGACCGTGGAGGGCCGCGGCGTTCCGTGTACCCTGCGGCAGCTCGCGGGCGACCCCGCCTGGGCGCTGGCTCGTCTCGCGGCCGAGGTGGACGCCCGCTACATCGTGGTCGGGACCCGCGAGGCCGGCCTCCGCGGCAGCGTGCGCGAGTTCTTCACCGGTTCCGTCGCCGCGCACCTTGCGCACCGGCAGCATCGGCCTGTGGTCGTGGTGCCGCTGGCCCCGATCTCCGGCGGTGAGAAGCTGCCGTGGGAGGACCAACCGGTATAG
- a CDS encoding fluoride efflux transporter FluC: MSTRSPLPVYLHGRSVLLVFVGGALGTAVRALLSAAAPTVAGIPVITFAINIVGAFVLGWLLESLALRGPDEGRRRDARLFAGTGILGGFTTYSAFAVDIDGLVVASNVGGGILYAAATIAIGAAASLAGIPLGAAIGRRRGARA; encoded by the coding sequence TTGTCCACGAGGTCCCCGCTCCCCGTTTACTTGCACGGGCGTTCCGTGCTGCTCGTCTTCGTCGGCGGCGCTCTCGGCACGGCCGTCCGCGCCTTGCTGTCGGCCGCGGCGCCGACGGTCGCGGGCATCCCAGTGATCACGTTCGCGATCAATATCGTCGGCGCCTTCGTCCTCGGCTGGCTGCTCGAGTCGCTGGCCCTGCGCGGCCCGGATGAGGGGCGACGCCGGGATGCGCGCCTCTTCGCCGGCACCGGAATCCTCGGCGGGTTCACGACCTACAGTGCGTTCGCGGTGGACATCGATGGGCTGGTCGTCGCGTCGAACGTGGGCGGTGGCATCCTGTACGCGGCCGCGACCATCGCGATCGGAGCCGCCGCATCCCTCGCGGGAATCCCACTGGGGGCGGCGATCGGACGCCGCCGGGGGGCGCGAGCGTGA
- the crcB gene encoding fluoride efflux transporter CrcB, with product MTPLVVLAVAVAGGLGAVARLVLDGVLRSRVRVSFPLGTTAINVTGSFLLGLVTALALAHGLPPEWRAILGTGFIGGYTTFSTASYETVRLAQQRRYRAALFTGVGMMLLSLGAAGLGLWLGGL from the coding sequence GTGACGCCGCTGGTCGTCCTGGCGGTCGCGGTCGCCGGTGGGCTCGGCGCCGTCGCGCGACTTGTCCTCGACGGTGTGCTGCGCAGCCGGGTGCGAGTGAGCTTTCCCCTGGGCACCACGGCGATCAACGTCACCGGCTCGTTCCTGCTCGGACTGGTGACGGCGCTCGCGCTCGCGCACGGGCTGCCGCCGGAGTGGCGGGCGATCCTGGGCACCGGTTTCATCGGCGGGTACACCACGTTCTCGACCGCGAGCTACGAGACCGTGCGGCTCGCGCAGCAACGGCGGTACCGGGCGGCGTTGTTCACCGGCGTCGGGATGATGCTTCTCTCGCTGGGCGCAGCGGGGCTGGGGCTGTGGCTGGGCGGGCTGTAG
- a CDS encoding nuclear transport factor 2 family protein: protein MADAITTWIDRYRRAWESNDPEDIRYLFSEDASYRTEPFAEPWVGHLEIVEGWLDARDDPGAAEFDWRLAGKDGSTYFVEGVTDYRDGPTYSNLWVIALAPDGRAEEFTEWWMEQEA, encoded by the coding sequence ATGGCCGACGCGATCACGACCTGGATCGACCGCTATCGGCGCGCCTGGGAGTCGAACGACCCCGAGGACATCCGGTACCTCTTCAGCGAGGACGCGAGCTACCGCACGGAGCCGTTCGCTGAGCCCTGGGTCGGCCACCTCGAGATCGTCGAGGGCTGGCTGGACGCTCGAGACGATCCCGGAGCCGCCGAGTTCGACTGGCGGCTGGCCGGGAAAGACGGATCGACCTACTTCGTGGAGGGCGTGACCGACTACCGCGACGGTCCGACCTACAGCAACCTGTGGGTGATCGCGCTCGCCCCGGACGGGCGCGCCGAGGAGTTCACCGAGTGGTGGATGGAGCAGGAGGCATAG
- a CDS encoding ParB family protein, which produces MSPNTEAITVVESPTSAAAPASSSEFRVAPTTVAGTTTTAKRTTITFYLSEGLRNRARAAYRSTSFEEKDSSWSEMLNKALLAEVERREAAYNDGEKFTGTDEPLSPGRPIGF; this is translated from the coding sequence ATGAGTCCGAACACAGAGGCGATCACCGTAGTCGAGTCACCGACGTCTGCTGCTGCTCCCGCGTCTTCGTCGGAATTCCGCGTCGCGCCGACCACCGTCGCGGGCACGACGACGACGGCGAAGAGAACGACGATCACCTTCTATCTGAGCGAAGGGCTCAGAAACAGGGCGCGCGCCGCCTACCGCTCCACCTCCTTCGAAGAGAAAGACAGCAGCTGGTCCGAGATGCTCAACAAAGCCCTCCTCGCCGAGGTCGAACGCCGAGAAGCCGCCTACAACGACGGCGAAAAGTTCACCGGCACCGACGAGCCCCTCTCTCCCGGAAGGCCCATCGGGTTCTGA
- a CDS encoding NAD(P)/FAD-dependent oxidoreductase, with the protein MSDADLIVVGSGPVRLACAIEARLLGMDVLVVEPRSAPIDKACGEGLMPGSLAALQRLGVDPPGRTLAGIAYLDAASRVEHRFEERPGRGVRRTVLHSALAARAAELGAHTLHDRVTGVASASSGTTLTLGRGQSTLSAPWVIAADGLHSPLRRLLELGGRPQPKSRRRFGVRRHYTVEPWTDLVEVHWSPTAEVYVTPVDDRIVGVAVLGPRPIDQEAVIRTVPALAAYLDGAPPASDPRGAGPCWNARVHAPPVACFSSGTPRDTSTPSPERGCASASRRHAQPSPPYIQGVPVSTNVPGEPVRETSGH; encoded by the coding sequence GTGAGCGATGCCGACCTGATCGTCGTCGGCAGCGGACCGGTGAGGCTCGCCTGCGCGATCGAAGCCCGCCTGCTCGGGATGGATGTGCTGGTGGTCGAACCGCGCAGCGCTCCGATCGACAAAGCGTGCGGAGAGGGCCTCATGCCCGGCTCCCTCGCCGCGCTCCAGCGTCTCGGGGTCGACCCGCCGGGGCGGACGCTCGCCGGCATCGCCTACCTCGACGCGGCTTCGCGGGTCGAGCACCGGTTCGAGGAGCGTCCCGGGCGCGGCGTGCGGCGGACCGTGCTGCACTCGGCCTTGGCCGCGCGCGCCGCCGAACTCGGCGCTCACACACTCCACGATCGTGTCACCGGCGTTGCGAGCGCCTCTTCGGGAACGACGCTCACCCTCGGCCGCGGGCAGTCCACGCTCTCAGCGCCCTGGGTCATCGCCGCCGACGGCCTGCACTCGCCGCTGCGCCGCCTGCTCGAACTCGGCGGTCGCCCCCAGCCGAAGTCCCGCCGCCGCTTCGGCGTCCGCCGCCACTACACCGTCGAACCGTGGACCGATCTCGTGGAAGTACACTGGTCCCCCACCGCGGAGGTGTATGTGACCCCTGTGGACGATCGCATCGTCGGTGTCGCGGTTCTCGGGCCCCGCCCCATCGACCAGGAAGCCGTCATCAGGACCGTTCCGGCTCTTGCTGCTTACTTGGATGGGGCGCCGCCTGCCAGCGATCCCCGCGGCGCGGGCCCCTGCTGGAACGCTCGCGTACACGCGCCTCCGGTCGCGTGCTTCTCGTCGGGGACGCCTCGGGATACATCGACGCCCTCACCGGAGAGGGGATGCGCGTCGGCTTCGCGCAGGCACGCGCAGCCGTCTCCGCCATACATTCAGGGGGTTCCGGTCAGTACGAACGTACCTGGCGAACCAGTACGAGAGACTTCAGGACACTGA
- a CDS encoding isoprenylcysteine carboxyl methyltransferase family protein: protein MIAYGLLILATGVERLAELVVSARNARWSFARGGVEFGRHHFPPMVALHTGLLLACFAEAWFLARPFLPWLGWPMLALVLASQSLRWWCIAALGPRWNTRVIVVHDLPLVARGPYRWLKHPNYIAVVVEGFALPLVHSAWITALAFTALNAVLLAGYRLPCENRALAAVVPARP from the coding sequence ATGATCGCGTATGGCCTCCTCATCCTCGCCACCGGCGTCGAGCGTCTCGCGGAACTCGTCGTCTCCGCCCGCAACGCGCGCTGGTCTTTCGCTCGCGGCGGTGTCGAGTTCGGCCGCCACCACTTCCCGCCGATGGTGGCCCTGCACACCGGCCTGCTGCTCGCCTGCTTCGCCGAGGCGTGGTTCCTTGCCCGGCCCTTCCTGCCGTGGCTGGGCTGGCCGATGCTCGCGCTCGTCCTCGCCAGTCAGTCCCTCCGGTGGTGGTGCATCGCGGCACTCGGACCGCGCTGGAACACCCGCGTCATCGTCGTCCACGACCTCCCACTCGTCGCACGCGGGCCCTACCGCTGGCTGAAGCATCCCAACTACATCGCGGTCGTGGTCGAGGGATTCGCGCTTCCGCTCGTGCATTCCGCGTGGATCACCGCACTCGCCTTCACTGCGCTGAACGCCGTCCTGCTTGCGGGCTACCGCCTCCCCTGCGAGAACCGCGCTCTCGCGGCCGTCGTCCCGGCGCGACCGTGA
- a CDS encoding beta-ketoacyl-[acyl-carrier-protein] synthase family protein, whose translation MAPVLPARSYGQGEITAALLAMITDDPARQAVMRRIHAASGVETRSLVMPLERYRSLTSFQEANDFFIAEGASLAERAVTQALETAGLTAADVDYLLFTSVTGTSPRPPSTPSWSSGSGCAPTSNACRASDWAVSRARPGWPA comes from the coding sequence GTGGCGCCCGTTCTCCCCGCTCGGTCGTACGGCCAGGGCGAGATCACCGCAGCGCTGCTCGCGATGATCACCGACGACCCGGCCCGGCAGGCGGTCATGCGCCGCATCCACGCGGCCAGCGGCGTGGAGACCCGCAGTCTCGTCATGCCGCTCGAACGCTACCGCTCGCTCACCTCCTTCCAAGAGGCGAACGACTTCTTCATCGCCGAGGGCGCCTCCCTCGCCGAGCGCGCCGTGACCCAGGCTCTCGAGACCGCCGGCCTGACCGCCGCGGATGTCGACTACCTGCTCTTCACCTCCGTGACCGGCACATCGCCGCGCCCTCCATCGACGCCCAGCTGGTCCAGCGGCTCGGGATGCGCCCCGACATCAAACGCCTGCCGAGCTTCGGACTGGGCTGTGTCGCGGGCGCGGCCGGGCTGGCCCGCGTGA
- a CDS encoding RidA family protein produces the protein MTDRIALFIADAPAPAHTFSQGVKRGPFVQVSGQGPVDPVTNEYLHPGDVRAQTVRTLKNVEAILAAGGATFDDVMMLRVYLTTRDDFAAMNEAYGDFVGSRVTTGVLPSRTTVFTGLPREEMLVEIDAIALTD, from the coding sequence ATGACCGACCGCATCGCCCTCTTCATCGCCGACGCCCCCGCGCCCGCGCACACCTTCTCGCAGGGTGTGAAACGCGGCCCCTTCGTCCAGGTCTCCGGACAGGGGCCGGTCGACCCGGTCACGAACGAGTACCTCCACCCCGGCGATGTGCGGGCTCAGACGGTCCGGACGCTGAAGAATGTGGAGGCCATCCTCGCGGCCGGCGGGGCCACCTTCGACGATGTCATGATGCTGCGCGTCTACCTGACGACGCGCGACGACTTCGCGGCCATGAACGAGGCGTACGGCGACTTCGTCGGCTCGCGGGTCACCACCGGTGTGCTGCCCTCGCGCACGACGGTGTTCACCGGGCTGCCGCGCGAGGAGATGCTGGTGGAGATCGACGCGATCGCCCTCACCGACTGA
- a CDS encoding IclR family transcriptional regulator, with product MSQSVGRALDLLDLVSSGVSTLDAMASEIGVHKSTVLRLLQTMEQRGYVGRDSKHRYHIGPTVFALASAAQESQDVRATAAPFLRALAAETGQTVHLATYADGVVTYIDKMESRQPLRMYSRVGLPAALHATAVGKVLLSALDPAERQRIAAGVPYERYTDRTIAGPDELLTEVARTAGRGWAEDHEEHETFMNCVGAPVFGPDGRIAAAVSLSVPNVVLPYADVLGLLPALLETTARISTELGARPDDLPQPVLPPSDLPR from the coding sequence GTGAGCCAATCCGTCGGGCGGGCGCTCGACCTGCTCGACCTGGTCTCGAGCGGAGTCTCCACCCTGGATGCGATGGCCTCCGAGATCGGCGTCCACAAGTCCACCGTGCTGCGCCTGCTGCAGACGATGGAGCAGCGGGGCTATGTGGGGCGCGACAGCAAACACCGGTATCACATCGGCCCCACCGTGTTCGCGCTCGCGTCGGCGGCGCAGGAGTCGCAGGATGTGCGGGCCACGGCGGCTCCGTTCCTCCGCGCCCTGGCCGCCGAGACCGGTCAGACCGTCCACCTCGCCACCTACGCCGACGGCGTCGTGACCTACATCGACAAGATGGAGTCGCGTCAGCCGCTGCGCATGTACTCGCGGGTCGGTCTCCCTGCGGCGCTGCACGCGACCGCCGTCGGCAAAGTGCTGCTCAGCGCCCTGGACCCGGCCGAACGCCAGCGCATCGCCGCCGGTGTGCCGTACGAACGGTACACGGATCGCACCATCGCAGGCCCCGACGAGCTGCTCACAGAAGTCGCCCGCACAGCCGGGCGCGGCTGGGCGGAGGACCACGAGGAGCACGAGACGTTCATGAACTGCGTCGGCGCGCCTGTGTTCGGACCGGACGGCCGCATCGCCGCGGCGGTCTCCCTCTCCGTGCCGAACGTCGTGCTGCCCTACGCGGACGTCCTCGGCCTGCTCCCGGCGCTGCTGGAGACGACGGCCCGGATCTCCACGGAGCTCGGCGCGCGCCCCGACGACCTCCCGCAGCCCGTTCTCCCGCCCTCCGACCTCCCCCGCTGA
- a CDS encoding sugar kinase, which produces MSRDDRERGAWMEATAGLPGTGLLRAGLLATIGEAMVVLYPEDRRPLAEAHTYGSDVGGAEYNVATSLARLGLPTAWISRLGADGLGDRILSTAEEAGVDASAVERDELRPTGLYLKETSDGPDGVRTRMRYYRRDSAAAALSPGLLRSAPAAGLLGRASIVHTSGITPALSASAAEAMSELRSAVGPKTLVSVDLNHRPLLWAGRDTAPLEALIGQADILLLGRDEAEAYAGHADPGRFFAAHPRLGVLVVKDDARRASVYRRGGGETHVPCLTVEVVEPVGAGDAFASGFLCGLAEGRDDASALRLGHALAALTLIGHGDRPLTVPDSAQRDRIAAAPETEWAGWSVHPGEIPWSGA; this is translated from the coding sequence ATGAGTCGGGACGATCGCGAAAGGGGAGCCTGGATGGAGGCGACCGCCGGACTGCCGGGAACCGGACTTCTGAGAGCCGGACTGCTGGCGACCATCGGCGAAGCGATGGTCGTGCTGTACCCGGAGGACCGCCGCCCGCTGGCCGAAGCGCACACGTACGGCTCGGATGTGGGCGGCGCCGAGTACAACGTGGCCACCAGCCTCGCCCGCCTCGGCCTGCCGACCGCGTGGATCTCGCGGCTCGGAGCGGACGGTCTGGGCGATCGCATCCTCAGCACCGCCGAGGAGGCGGGAGTCGACGCCTCCGCCGTGGAACGCGACGAGCTGCGCCCGACCGGCCTGTACCTCAAGGAGACGAGCGACGGGCCCGACGGCGTCCGCACCCGGATGCGCTACTACCGCCGGGACTCCGCGGCGGCCGCCCTCTCGCCCGGTCTGCTGCGCTCCGCTCCGGCCGCCGGTCTCCTCGGCCGGGCCTCGATCGTCCACACCTCGGGAATCACCCCCGCACTGTCGGCCTCCGCGGCCGAGGCGATGAGCGAGCTGCGCTCGGCCGTCGGACCGAAGACCCTCGTGAGCGTCGACCTCAACCACCGCCCCCTGCTCTGGGCCGGCCGCGACACCGCACCGCTGGAGGCCCTGATCGGCCAGGCGGACATCCTGCTGCTCGGCCGCGACGAAGCCGAGGCTTACGCGGGCCACGCCGACCCCGGGCGCTTCTTCGCCGCGCACCCCCGCCTCGGCGTCCTGGTGGTGAAGGACGATGCGCGCCGTGCCTCGGTGTACCGGCGAGGCGGCGGCGAGACGCACGTCCCCTGCCTCACGGTGGAGGTCGTCGAGCCGGTCGGCGCGGGCGACGCCTTCGCCTCCGGCTTCCTGTGCGGTCTCGCCGAGGGGCGCGACGACGCCTCCGCGCTGCGGCTCGGCCACGCCCTCGCCGCGCTCACCCTGATCGGGCACGGCGACCGGCCGCTCACCGTCCCGGACAGCGCCCAGCGCGACCGGATCGCCGCCGCGCCGGAGACCGAATGGGCCGGCTGGAGCGTCCACCCGGGTGAGATCCCGTGGAGCGGGGCGTGA
- a CDS encoding flavin-dependent reductase, producing the protein MEEYKAAPLGYTAADVAALGERRPPLAGFPTPLVTLSEAALAHNLETIAAWCREAAVGIAPHGKTTMNRELWQRQLDAGA; encoded by the coding sequence GTGGAGGAGTACAAAGCCGCCCCGCTCGGCTACACCGCCGCCGATGTCGCCGCCCTCGGCGAGCGTCGGCCGCCGCTGGCCGGATTCCCGACTCCGCTGGTCACCCTCAGCGAAGCGGCCCTCGCCCACAATCTCGAGACGATAGCGGCCTGGTGCCGCGAGGCCGCTGTCGGCATCGCACCGCACGGCAAGACCACGATGAACCGCGAGCTCTGGCAGCGGCAGCTGGACGCCGGGGCCTGA